One window from the genome of Enterococcus haemoperoxidus ATCC BAA-382 encodes:
- the metF gene encoding methylenetetrahydrofolate reductase [NAD(P)H], whose amino-acid sequence MRTDTLFKDKTVFSYEIFPPRRTAPIDTIYHTLDRLKGQQPDFISVTLGAGGTGANLSTADIAQKIQDEQFLPSVAHLPAVNFSKGEIIAILEELKQKKVENILALRGDILPDKEPKKDFSYANDLVAFIQEQGDFNIIGACYPETHSDAASSVEDIRNLKRKVDSGTNQLISQLFFDNHYFYTFKEKCDIAAIEVPIQAGIMPVVNKKQIERMVKMSNVTLPTKFLKMMERYEHNPEAIRDAGIAYAINQIVDLVTQGADGIHLYTMNNPYVAQKIREATRSLFEA is encoded by the coding sequence ATGAGAACAGATACCTTGTTTAAAGATAAAACCGTCTTTTCCTATGAAATTTTTCCACCGAGAAGAACTGCACCGATTGACACGATTTATCATACATTGGATCGTTTGAAAGGACAGCAACCTGATTTTATCAGTGTGACTTTAGGGGCGGGAGGAACAGGAGCTAACTTAAGTACTGCTGATATTGCACAGAAAATTCAAGATGAGCAATTTTTGCCAAGTGTAGCGCATCTACCAGCCGTAAATTTTTCAAAAGGTGAAATCATAGCTATTTTGGAAGAATTGAAACAAAAAAAGGTAGAAAATATTTTAGCTTTGAGAGGGGATATTTTACCAGATAAAGAGCCGAAAAAAGATTTTTCATATGCGAATGATCTAGTCGCTTTTATTCAGGAACAAGGTGATTTTAATATTATCGGAGCTTGTTATCCTGAAACCCACAGTGATGCAGCAAGTTCAGTTGAAGATATCAGAAACTTAAAAAGAAAAGTTGATTCTGGGACGAATCAATTAATCTCACAATTATTTTTTGATAATCATTATTTTTACACATTCAAAGAGAAGTGTGATATCGCAGCAATTGAAGTGCCGATTCAAGCAGGTATTATGCCAGTTGTCAATAAAAAGCAAATCGAGCGCATGGTCAAGATGTCTAATGTAACACTGCCAACGAAATTTTTAAAGATGATGGAGCGTTATGAGCATAATCCAGAAGCGATTCGAGATGCAGGGATTGCTTATGCAATTAATCAAATTGTTGATTTGGTTACACAAGGAGCTGATGGGATTCATCTGTATACGATGAATAATCCATATGTTGCACAAAAAATCAGAGAGGCTACGCGTAGTTTATTTGAAGCATAG
- a CDS encoding signal peptidase I produces the protein MEQQRVRRHERLSLDKRPRKKKPSSSLKSSQKNRLRDKSEVKRKSQKNLRSPSRQKPQRRKTQSKLQKNRFSSKNRWLRNLLDLLFYIITLGLICMSILFAFSDDQNKTIFGYRIFNVLTNSMAPNERDQKSGGFYAGDVIIVKDIQGDTAKEGEVITYRPSMKSEAFLTHRVVKKLDHLDKVKGTYYITKGDNNDTEDLPISEKQVVGKKIIVFPKVGAVLKFIRKNFAVSVIFMLSVFGFILVIKMYIFSK, from the coding sequence ATGGAACAACAGAGAGTGAGAAGACATGAGCGCTTATCTCTTGATAAGAGACCAAGAAAGAAAAAGCCTTCTTCTAGTTTAAAGAGTAGTCAGAAGAATCGGTTACGCGACAAATCAGAGGTAAAGAGAAAGAGTCAAAAGAATCTTCGGTCGCCGTCACGACAGAAGCCTCAAAGAAGGAAAACGCAGTCGAAATTGCAAAAAAATCGCTTTTCTTCAAAAAACAGATGGTTAAGAAATCTTTTAGATCTGCTATTTTATATCATTACTTTAGGGTTGATTTGCATGTCGATTCTTTTTGCATTTAGTGATGATCAGAACAAGACTATTTTTGGTTATCGGATATTTAATGTTTTAACAAATTCAATGGCACCTAATGAACGTGATCAGAAATCTGGTGGATTTTATGCTGGTGATGTCATCATTGTAAAAGATATCCAAGGAGATACTGCAAAAGAAGGTGAGGTGATTACCTACCGGCCTTCAATGAAAAGCGAAGCTTTTTTAACACATCGAGTGGTTAAAAAATTAGATCACTTGGATAAAGTAAAAGGAACTTATTATATTACTAAAGGGGATAACAACGATACGGAAGATTTGCCGATTAGTGAAAAACAAGTAGTAGGGAAAAAAATAATTGTTTTTCCAAAAGTTGGAGCAGTTCTAAAGTTCATTCGAAAAAACTTCGCTGTGTCTGTTATTTTTATGCTGTCTGTTTTTGGTTTTATATTGGTAATTAAGATGTATATATTCTCAAAATAG